Within the Gossypium raimondii isolate GPD5lz chromosome 12, ASM2569854v1, whole genome shotgun sequence genome, the region AAACTTTAGTGAACTTGCTTTAGTTTCAATTATTGCACAATCTATGTGATGAGTTTTAACTTTAGCTTTTATGTTTCCTTACCATTCACATGGTAAGCTTTGAATACAGTTTAACTATGTAGTGCTTgtttttgaattgtaaaatttttatacaaaactCAATAAATCAGGATTTGTCATGCAAAATCattaagaacaaaattaaatgtGGAAGCATGCATGAATCCATTGATTTCttggaatcttcaatcttatggttttgatcttccaaattagcacacaagtaaTTCAAAGAAAGTGACTTtctcttttctaaagatgggatattagaaaagttacgtatgtgtaatttggggaccataaccctaatatataacttttgcacattaaccttaatttctaatcaacccatcattaattagaaattagttccTAGAGTATCTACGCATATTTGGCCCATACTTCATTTAGTAACTAAAACGAGCtattttttatgatagtaaataatatttaattactattattatatatgtgatgttcaTATTTTCAAACAATCTCCTATTAATTACtctataattacatgtcattatataatcTTATGAGCTCAAAACTTTATTATCATATCCAAAAGGTATTTCAAACAATCTCGTTCATTCATCATGTTAACATAGAACCAAGATGACTTTCGTTACATATATCGTAATTAAATCTAACCCTGATCACGTATATTAACATAACTaaatgacatagatcaagtatgtatgtgtagcatggaaattaaatgCAATGTGAACCAAACCTGCCTATTTCCAATTGGTCCTCATTAACTTAAGTGAGGTCAGTATCAAACAGAGTGAATAAACTGAATACTTCATTTCTGATCagaaaataaccaaatacataaatgtttgaaaaaaaacataaagcaaataaaatataaactccCGCTAAACCATGATgtcctcaaataatataacacCCATATGAGCAGTGTGTTCATGAAAGACCTTGGGTGGTAAACCTTTTGTGAGCCAATCCACTATCATGGAGTTTGTCCTAATGTGCTTTTTGTCCAATGTGCTCTGTGGATATTTCTCCATTTTGCATTGTCTTTCATAACTAGGAAATTTATGTCAACATGCTTTGACTTAAATGAGCTCATGTTGTTGTTGGAATACAACACCGCTGATTTATTATCACAAAATAATTTGAGTGGTCTTTCTACATTCTCCAAAATGTGCAGCCCAGTAACAAAGTTTTGCAACCATATTCCATGGTTTGATGCCTCATAGCATGCTACAAACTCTGTTGCTATAGTGGAAGAAGCTACAAGTGTCTGTTTGACAGTTTTCTAGGATATAGCTCATTTAGCTAACAGGTTAATATAGCATGATGTAGATTTCCTACTATCTTGGCACCCAAAGAAATCAGAATCTGAATACCCTACGACTTCCAAATGATCTAATCTCTTATAAGTGAGCAtgtaattttttgttctttaaagATACCTCATAACTCTCTTAGTTGATATCCAAATGTCCATACTACGGTTACTTAAATATATGCCTAACATCCTAACAATGTACGTAATATTTAGACACGTACATACTTGAGCATACATTTGACTCCCAACAGCTGATGCATACGAAATCTTTTGCATTTCAAGGTTATTTTTTAAGGCATTGAGTAAGACTAAATTTGTCCTTTTTAGCAATTGGAGTGTCATCTAATCTACAACCTTGCATGCCAAACCTTTTGAATACTTTATCGATATAACTCTTTGTGATAATCCAAGAATACCCCGAGATCGGTCTCGATGTATCTGAATTCCTAAAACAAAAGAGGCGTCCCCGAGACCTTTCATTTGAAAATGCTTAGATAAAAACCTCTTGATTtcgttaataaaaaaaaaagaaaaagaaaaagaaaagaagaaggcttaattatattttagtctatGAAGTATATCACTTTCCCACTTTGGtctttaaagtttttctttttggtctaGTTTAGCCCCTAATGTTATCAGACATTTTTGGTTTAGACCTTTGGAcgttaaaataaaaccattggGATATCGAGCCAATAATATGTTTCCATGTGTCATGCAATGACATCATTACGATGCCATCATCTGAAAAAGAACTTTAGaagtgaaaaaatatttttaaaaattactaaaattattataaacaaaaattattaaaatttactatttttaaaaaaattagaaaatttaatattttaaaattttataaatcacatGTACTAAAGTTTAAACATGAAATCATTGTCTCTTGAAAGGATACCGccaacaataaatattttataattcaatccatcGAATTGATCATTGGTAGATTTTTAGGTGataaatttggataatttttaaaattatttaaataattaaaataattttatttctatcgATTATCAATTCCgatggattgaattataaaacaattaatgtAGGTAATATCCTTCCAAGAGGCAATGATCTCATGTTCAAGTTTTAGGTAGAtgtgattaataaaattttaaaaaattaaaatttctaatatttttctaaattttagattttttatatatttttgtaattttataaatttttctattttaaaataaatttagtatatatatttttagtttttgaaacattttttggatttttttattattagatttttgtgtaaatttaaaaataatttttaagaattttcgaATAACAATATTAGAATAACATCGTCGACTAACACGTGGTAGCCTACGATTGACTAGATATAAGTGGGCAATAAATATATAGGGCTGGACAAAATGCGTGCCAACCCTGAGCCCATTTTCAAGACCAAAATAAAAGCCCTTCCATTTTCTAGGGGATAAACATGGCATAGCCCTATTGGTTGATATGCCAAAtcctttgtttttaaataaaaaggaaaaaggaaagaatatCCGGATTTTATTTTCCACTCCTTTCTCTCTCCCCTTTGTTTGTTTCACAAAGGCAAGGCTTTGTTCTGTTAGAATTTAGAAAATCCCCATTTTTCtccaaaacaacaaaaagaaatccttttctcttctcttctctttttcacgattttttttattataaatttcatccaattcttttatttttcagaattttttttaaagaaaatactcactccctaaataaaaaaaaaaggaaaaggaaatacAAACTTACCATACCAAAGGCAAGGGAAAGGAAATTGTTTTTCGTATTTGTCTAATTTTCTGGGGGTTAGGGTTTTGATCGATCTGAGAGAGTCAGATTATGGGTGGGGATGGCGATTCGAGTGAGTCAAGACTCGGTGACAATGGAGGAGGAGAAGAAGAGGGAGTGATGGTTAATATCCGATGCTCTAATGGTTCAAAATTTACGGTTAGGACCAAACTCGAATCAACCATTGGATCTTTCAAAGTTGTTTTAGCTCAGAGTTGCGATATCCCAGCTGATCAGCAACGATTGATTTATAAAGGCCGAATCTTAAAAGACGACCAAACCCTTCAAAGTTACGGTAAGTTTTAATTGCCATtggaatatttaaaaaaaaagagtcgttttcaatttttggtgtttCCCATTTGACGAAAACACGGAAAAGTAATTGGAAACGGTTCAATTTCTGTAAAAACAGGTTACTGAATTATATAAGTTTCGATAGTATTAAGCAAGTTCAGGAAAATAGGTTAATATTGATTTTGTTGAGctgtttttaatgatattgAGCTCGTTTAGATGGCCGTGTATTTGATTGTCTAAATAGGATTCACTGAGGATTGTTTCATGATCACAAATCTTTTTGTTGGTTAGCTATATCCATGtatttagaagaaaataaattgggAGGCATCACAACTACCTCTAATTGGGAGTCATTTGGGGACTGATGATATAGTTTTATATGGTTAATGAGTTATGGAGAAAATGCTTCATATTTGATGAAGCTTGGAAAGCTATTAATAATTTGACATGAGGAACTCTTTGATGGCTGATGAAGATTGTGCCATACATGTGCTTTGCTAAACCTTTGCTTCTTTTAGCCAAGCAATTTATCTCACATGTATGTAGCACTTACTGCCCAACTCTTTCTGTTCATCCACCATTGTCTTAATGATTGACTAATGGTTGTTCAGTACATGCATGCAACACAGACATTTGTATGAGTGCCAATCTGAACACCTTGATCAGTTTAAACAACTTTGAAAACTTGATGATGCAATGTAATATGTTTCAGTAGCTCAGTAATCAATATTATGATACCTTAAGGCTTACAGTTATATATGTTGTGCATGTAATGCTTACTTTTGAAGATAAATCTACTTCAGGGGAGGGTTAAAGTATCTTTGTAATACGTGCTTAATTTATGCACTAGTACTTAATGATCACTTGATCATTTTACTTTCTTCACATTTATTGAAGGTTTGCAAGCTGATCATACTATTCATATGGTCCGTAGTTTTGCCCCATCTTCATCGGCCCCTCCTCCTGTTGCTACTACAAATGTTGGAACTCCAAATACTACACCAGGGGTCACACGTGGTGTTGGTTCTAATGAGGGTGCTGGTCTGGGAGCATCAATTTTCCCTGGACTTAATCCGCTTGGTGGTAATGGAGGTAGTTTTGGTTTGTTTGGATCAGGACTTCCTGAATTTGAACAAGTACAGCAACAACTAACTCAAAATCCCAACATGATGAGGGAAATAATGAATACACCTGCTATTCAAAGTTTGGTGAATAACCCAGAGTTAATGCGCACTTTGATTATGAGCAATCCCCAAATGCGTGAGATTATTGACCGGAATCCAGAGCTTGGGCATATACTTAATGATCCTAGCATTCTGCGACAGACTTTGGAAGCTGCTAGGAATCCTGAACTCATGCGTGAAATGATGCGAAACACTGACAGGGCTATGAGTAATATTGAATCCTCTCCTGAGGGATTTAACATGCTTAGGCGTATGTATGAAAATGTTCAGGAGCCATTTTTGAATGCTACAACTATGGCTGGAAATAATGGAAATTCTCCAGGTTCAAACCCATTCGCAGCCCTTTTGGGCAATCAAGGCGGTTCTCAAGCTAGGGATTCACCTAGTAACATTTCTGTAACTGGTTCTGAAAGCATTCAAGGACAAACTTCCCCAAACACAAATCCTCTTCCTAACCCTTGGAACAACACTGTTAGAGGTGGGAACTTCATTAATACATTTTTTTCTGTCTAGCCATACTCTTTGgtaaaacatgcatatttttttaattgtgtgCATGCTAGTCCTATTGCAGATAAGAAAGGTAGGCTCCTTGAATCCAGAATGTTCCTGATTAATAAGAACACAATTGTGTTTGCTGGAAAAAAGAATGATGCTGAAAGCTGATGGTCTAAGTAATTTAGATTCTCCAAGTACATATTGTTGCaatgtttaatttttcatgattaTGAATTATATAACCTTTTCTTTTGACAGTTTGCAATATGAGTGGGGTTCTTTCTCATATAGAAAAGTTTGCACAGTAAGCTAAAGTGATGTGACCTAGAATATTTTACTACAGTTGCTCCGTGAA harbors:
- the LOC105762988 gene encoding ubiquitin domain-containing protein DSK2a, whose protein sequence is MGGDGDSSESRLGDNGGGEEEGVMVNIRCSNGSKFTVRTKLESTIGSFKVVLAQSCDIPADQQRLIYKGRILKDDQTLQSYGLQADHTIHMVRSFAPSSSAPPPVATTNVGTPNTTPGVTRGVGSNEGAGLGASIFPGLNPLGGNGGSFGLFGSGLPEFEQVQQQLTQNPNMMREIMNTPAIQSLVNNPELMRTLIMSNPQMREIIDRNPELGHILNDPSILRQTLEAARNPELMREMMRNTDRAMSNIESSPEGFNMLRRMYENVQEPFLNATTMAGNNGNSPGSNPFAALLGNQGGSQARDSPSNISVTGSESIQGQTSPNTNPLPNPWNNTVRGVTQTNTTARSNPAGDARTPGIGGLGGLGLPDMPPMLNGMPDASQMTQLLQNPAISQMMQSIMSNPQYMNQIMNLNPQLREMFDLNPQLREMMQNPEVLRQMFSPDTMQQMLSLQQSLMSQLNRQQTSQDSTQTSGTAGAPPTASLDLLMNMFGGLGAGGLSVPNQPDVPPEELYATQLSQLQEMGFYDTQENIRALRATAGNVHAAVERLLGNSGQ